From a single Epinephelus fuscoguttatus linkage group LG18, E.fuscoguttatus.final_Chr_v1 genomic region:
- the taf1c gene encoding TATA box-binding protein-associated factor RNA polymerase I subunit C isoform X1 yields the protein MDYQFPQQLFPSFYNCGPPDSVLKHSAGSWGCYDRVRPQGSSGPLSSWTFTSRHQARGETWRHTEPVPLPLLSPKNSFLWPSTPPDPLDFTEHMQNFFMDHCQDAFGCMGEILSSNFDFKDGRREKNCKDSIPMWKLKKFLDTLKFKVCPQPYSCRTLDKYSALLSDVVPSVPPELLGPLLYEELTEQRDRMLFSEGATGGALAFVPFSQSGSDSQRGCLLYPRSQGLDCLNFHRVELQHHRGGSSCVDASSNDPFSFQLKGPVRQISAVSLLNDCCVAVRSDHLCGVWRFTERDEPRLLQVVNTREVATCISVSPHVLGEVLVASESGAANLWTVGRGMQKVREEDDNLYFNAKSSWRWCEFSAHPRVMLYADRTGVELTDIRVSPASSHTLFRISSTPECRSGERLILSRYLGDVHPFHHLITTQYSTYIMDERFPCMPMIKWDHMMQSPPMFCHTVRGSASSGSAVGGARTTKILLGSQSSQEITLLQYSGGRVEACSSRGPPQALHRPRDSLKHLPVQIPHRLDTATNRLSSPAAGLTCIQTRGGREAGGEECICILQLTEAGDIFYQILEPEQPDTSRPPAADDAPLPQPALREATTSGRKTAKQLQPHSQMVVSDTSSDEGVIGPTQAPTALRFVAETPEREQRVQDAYPDSSSEDSESRGRARNLKHLKVIVNDDPELDQASEVDAGVEDGKVADDPGEPVSGSGSFGSSESPTPVKLSDGALVTWKHWLQKLMHKSREKKPRPRSLQHLTVETGDLLHLSDHGARDSAEEERVQNLRRDLRACMSKRSLLVHSATSASLGAQDVVMVPNIVYTDAWTDQISHRLTLSWQGEEVWRAWWEDQLGLNREEKVEALRRKRRREKEAKRASGRRLELSGSFTSSVSYQSELNDFSDSTGWSSAASQGAWSDTEGKLSQVDGFLESGTPRATTPSTLQTDTPVPRLTPTPVKDKLSDQQTPSSFRTLALTQTPKLDPTPASQRRSRRPAEDYLHSLFAPQDEPSQHDGYFLEEGSAMHHPPPPLSLSSSQLRSSQSVSQRSLRMDPSQDSSVWTSFSQSQSLLQGSQGRRALTQGSQGSQPKKKKSRMGF from the exons ATGGATTATCAGTTCCCACAGCAGCTCTTTCCCTCGTTTTATAACTGCGGACCTCCGGACTCGGTCCTGAAGCACAGCGCCGGGAGCTGGGGCTGCTACGACCGCGTCAGACCTCAG gGCAGCTCTGGTCCTCTCTCCAGCTGGACATTCACATCCAGACATCAGGCCAGAGGGGAGACGTGGCGTCACACTGAGCCGGTACCGCTTCCTCTCCTGTCCCCGAAAAACT CTTTCCTCTGGCCGTCGACGCCTCCAGATCCACTGGACTTCACAGAACAT ATGCAGAACTTCTTCATGGACCACTGCCAGGACGCCTTCGGGTGCATGGGTGAAATCCTGAGCAGCAACTTCGACTTCAAAGACGGAAGGAGAGAG AAAAATTGCAAGGATTCAATCCCCATGTGGAAGCTGAAAAAATTCCTCGACACGCTGAAGTTTAAAGT ATGTCCGCAGCCGTATTCCTGCAGGACGCTGGACAAGTACAGCGCCCTGCTGTCGGACGTGGTGCCCTCCGTGCCTCCTGAGCTGCTGGGTCCTCTGCTGTACGAGGAGCTGACGGAGCAGAGAGACCGCATGCTGTTCTCTGAAGGAGCCACAGGGGGCGCTTTGGCCTTTGTGCCCTTCTCACAGAGCGGCAGCGACTCTCAGCGCGGCTGCCTCCTCTACCCCAGAAGCCAGGGACTGGACTGCCTCA ACTTCCACAGAGTGGAGCTGCAGCACCACAGAGGAGGTTCTTCCTGTGTGGACGCCAGCAGCAATGACCCGTTCAGCTTCCAGCTGAAAGGCCCCGTCAGACAGATCAGCGCCGTCTCTCTGCTCAACGACT GTTGTGTTGCAGTGCGGTCAGATCACCTGTGTGGCGTTTGGAGGTTCACTGAAAGAGACGAACCTCGTCTGCTGCAAGTTGTCAACACCAGAGAGGTGGCGACCTGTATCAGCGTCAG TCCTCATGTTTTAGGTGAAGTTCTGGTGGCGAGTGAGAGCGGAGCGGCCAATCTGTGGACTGTCGGCAGAGG GATGCAGAAGGTTCGAGAGGAAGACGACAACCTGTACTTCAACGCCAAGTCGTCGTGGAGATGGTGCGAGTTCTCCGCCCATCCCAGGGTGATGCTGTACGCAGACAGGACGGGGGTGGAGCTCACAGACATCAGG gTGAGTCCTGCCTCGAGTCACACTCTGTTTCGTATCAGCAGCACCCCAGAGTGTCGCAGTGGGGAGAGACTCATTCTGTCCAGATATCTAGGAGACGTCCACCCGTTCCACCACCTCATCACCACACAG tacTCGACGTACATTATGGATGAGCGTTTCCCCTGCATGCCCATGATCAAGTGGGATCACATGATGCAGTCGCCGCCCATGTTTTGTCACACTGTTCGTGGCTCTGCGTCCTCTGGCTCGGCAGTGGGCGGGGCTAGGACCACAAAGATCCTGCTGGGGTCCCAGAGCTCTCAGGAAATCACGCTGCTGCAGTACTCAG gaggcagagtggAGGCCTGTTCCAGTCGAGGTCCTCCTCAGGCGCTGCACAGACCCAGAGACAGTCTGAAACACCTTCCTGTCCAGATCCCGCACCGCCTGGACACCGCAACCAACAGATTGTCCTCACCTGCTGCAG GTCTGACGTGTATCCAGacgagaggaggaagagaggcaggTGGCGAGGAGTGTATCTGTATCCTACAGCTGACGGAGGCGGGAGATATTTTCTACCAGATCCTCGAGCCTGAGCAGCCGGACACCTCCCGACCTCCCGCTGCAGACGACGCACCGCTGCCACAGCCAGCTCTGAGAGAAGCCACGACTTCAGGGAGAAAAACAGCCAAACAGCTTCAGCCGCATTCTCAGATGGTTGTATCGGACACGTCGAGCGATGAGGGCGTCATCGGGCCGACTCAGGCTCCGACTGCACTGAGGTTTGTGGCTGAAACACCTGAGAGGGAACAACGAGTGCAGGACGCCTACCCTGATTCTTCCTCTGAGGACTCAGAGTCCAGAGGGAGAGCTCGAAACCTGAAGCACCTGAAGGTGATCGTCAACGATGATCCAGAGCTGGATCAAGCGAGTGAAGTGGACGCAGGTGTGGAAGATGGAAAGGTGGCTGATGATCCTGGGGAACCTGTCAGCGGCTCTGGGAGTTTTGGTTCCTCTGAGAGTCCGACTCCAGTGAAGCTCAGCGACGGCGCTCTTGTCACGTggaaacactggctccagaaatTGATGCACAAGAGTCGTGAGAAGAAGCCCCGCCCACGCTCCCTTCAGCACCTCACAGTTGAAACTGGAGACCTCCTCCACCTGTCTGACCATGGAGCGAGAGATTCGGCAGAGGAGGAGCGTGTGCAGAACCTGAGGCGTGATCTGAGGGCGTGCATGTCAAAGCGCTCGCTGCTGGTTCACAGTGCCACCTCTGCGTCCCTCGGTGCTCAGGACGTGGTGATGGTGCCAAACATTGTGTATACAGACGCCTGGACAGATCAGATCAGCCACCGCCTCACCCTCTCCTGgcagggggaggaggtgtggcGGGCGTGGTGGGAGGACCAGCTGGGGCTCAACAGGGAGGAGAAGGTGGAGGctctgaggaggaagaggaggagggagaaggaggcGAAGAGAGCCTCCGGTCGACGCCTGGAACTGTCTGGGAGCTTCACCTCGTCCGTCAGCTACCAGTCAGAGCTGAACGACTTCTCTGATTCGACGGGCTGGTCCTCTGCGGCGAGCCAGGGGGCGTGGTCAGACACAGAAGGTAAGCTGTCTCAGGTGGATGGCTTTTTGGAGAGTGGGACGCCAAGAGCCACAACACCCTCCACCCTGCAGACTGACACTCCAGTCCCCAGACTGACCCCCACacctgttaaagacaaactaagcGACCAGCAGACTCCCAGCAGCTTCCGCACCCTCGCTCTGACCCAGACACCAAAACTTGACCCGACACCAGCCagtcagaggaggagcagaCGTCCAGCTGAGGACTACCTCCACTCTCTGTttgcaccacag
- the taf1c gene encoding uncharacterized protein taf1c isoform X2, protein MLFSEGATGGALAFVPFSQSGSDSQRGCLLYPRSQGLDCLNFHRVELQHHRGGSSCVDASSNDPFSFQLKGPVRQISAVSLLNDCCVAVRSDHLCGVWRFTERDEPRLLQVVNTREVATCISVSPHVLGEVLVASESGAANLWTVGRGMQKVREEDDNLYFNAKSSWRWCEFSAHPRVMLYADRTGVELTDIRVSPASSHTLFRISSTPECRSGERLILSRYLGDVHPFHHLITTQYSTYIMDERFPCMPMIKWDHMMQSPPMFCHTVRGSASSGSAVGGARTTKILLGSQSSQEITLLQYSGGRVEACSSRGPPQALHRPRDSLKHLPVQIPHRLDTATNRLSSPAAGLTCIQTRGGREAGGEECICILQLTEAGDIFYQILEPEQPDTSRPPAADDAPLPQPALREATTSGRKTAKQLQPHSQMVVSDTSSDEGVIGPTQAPTALRFVAETPEREQRVQDAYPDSSSEDSESRGRARNLKHLKVIVNDDPELDQASEVDAGVEDGKVADDPGEPVSGSGSFGSSESPTPVKLSDGALVTWKHWLQKLMHKSREKKPRPRSLQHLTVETGDLLHLSDHGARDSAEEERVQNLRRDLRACMSKRSLLVHSATSASLGAQDVVMVPNIVYTDAWTDQISHRLTLSWQGEEVWRAWWEDQLGLNREEKVEALRRKRRREKEAKRASGRRLELSGSFTSSVSYQSELNDFSDSTGWSSAASQGAWSDTEGKLSQVDGFLESGTPRATTPSTLQTDTPVPRLTPTPVKDKLSDQQTPSSFRTLALTQTPKLDPTPASQRRSRRPAEDYLHSLFAPQDEPSQHDGYFLEEGSAMHHPPPPLSLSSSQLRSSQSVSQRSLRMDPSQDSSVWTSFSQSQSLLQGSQGRRALTQGSQGSQPKKKKSRMGF, encoded by the exons ATGCTGTTCTCTGAAGGAGCCACAGGGGGCGCTTTGGCCTTTGTGCCCTTCTCACAGAGCGGCAGCGACTCTCAGCGCGGCTGCCTCCTCTACCCCAGAAGCCAGGGACTGGACTGCCTCA ACTTCCACAGAGTGGAGCTGCAGCACCACAGAGGAGGTTCTTCCTGTGTGGACGCCAGCAGCAATGACCCGTTCAGCTTCCAGCTGAAAGGCCCCGTCAGACAGATCAGCGCCGTCTCTCTGCTCAACGACT GTTGTGTTGCAGTGCGGTCAGATCACCTGTGTGGCGTTTGGAGGTTCACTGAAAGAGACGAACCTCGTCTGCTGCAAGTTGTCAACACCAGAGAGGTGGCGACCTGTATCAGCGTCAG TCCTCATGTTTTAGGTGAAGTTCTGGTGGCGAGTGAGAGCGGAGCGGCCAATCTGTGGACTGTCGGCAGAGG GATGCAGAAGGTTCGAGAGGAAGACGACAACCTGTACTTCAACGCCAAGTCGTCGTGGAGATGGTGCGAGTTCTCCGCCCATCCCAGGGTGATGCTGTACGCAGACAGGACGGGGGTGGAGCTCACAGACATCAGG gTGAGTCCTGCCTCGAGTCACACTCTGTTTCGTATCAGCAGCACCCCAGAGTGTCGCAGTGGGGAGAGACTCATTCTGTCCAGATATCTAGGAGACGTCCACCCGTTCCACCACCTCATCACCACACAG tacTCGACGTACATTATGGATGAGCGTTTCCCCTGCATGCCCATGATCAAGTGGGATCACATGATGCAGTCGCCGCCCATGTTTTGTCACACTGTTCGTGGCTCTGCGTCCTCTGGCTCGGCAGTGGGCGGGGCTAGGACCACAAAGATCCTGCTGGGGTCCCAGAGCTCTCAGGAAATCACGCTGCTGCAGTACTCAG gaggcagagtggAGGCCTGTTCCAGTCGAGGTCCTCCTCAGGCGCTGCACAGACCCAGAGACAGTCTGAAACACCTTCCTGTCCAGATCCCGCACCGCCTGGACACCGCAACCAACAGATTGTCCTCACCTGCTGCAG GTCTGACGTGTATCCAGacgagaggaggaagagaggcaggTGGCGAGGAGTGTATCTGTATCCTACAGCTGACGGAGGCGGGAGATATTTTCTACCAGATCCTCGAGCCTGAGCAGCCGGACACCTCCCGACCTCCCGCTGCAGACGACGCACCGCTGCCACAGCCAGCTCTGAGAGAAGCCACGACTTCAGGGAGAAAAACAGCCAAACAGCTTCAGCCGCATTCTCAGATGGTTGTATCGGACACGTCGAGCGATGAGGGCGTCATCGGGCCGACTCAGGCTCCGACTGCACTGAGGTTTGTGGCTGAAACACCTGAGAGGGAACAACGAGTGCAGGACGCCTACCCTGATTCTTCCTCTGAGGACTCAGAGTCCAGAGGGAGAGCTCGAAACCTGAAGCACCTGAAGGTGATCGTCAACGATGATCCAGAGCTGGATCAAGCGAGTGAAGTGGACGCAGGTGTGGAAGATGGAAAGGTGGCTGATGATCCTGGGGAACCTGTCAGCGGCTCTGGGAGTTTTGGTTCCTCTGAGAGTCCGACTCCAGTGAAGCTCAGCGACGGCGCTCTTGTCACGTggaaacactggctccagaaatTGATGCACAAGAGTCGTGAGAAGAAGCCCCGCCCACGCTCCCTTCAGCACCTCACAGTTGAAACTGGAGACCTCCTCCACCTGTCTGACCATGGAGCGAGAGATTCGGCAGAGGAGGAGCGTGTGCAGAACCTGAGGCGTGATCTGAGGGCGTGCATGTCAAAGCGCTCGCTGCTGGTTCACAGTGCCACCTCTGCGTCCCTCGGTGCTCAGGACGTGGTGATGGTGCCAAACATTGTGTATACAGACGCCTGGACAGATCAGATCAGCCACCGCCTCACCCTCTCCTGgcagggggaggaggtgtggcGGGCGTGGTGGGAGGACCAGCTGGGGCTCAACAGGGAGGAGAAGGTGGAGGctctgaggaggaagaggaggagggagaaggaggcGAAGAGAGCCTCCGGTCGACGCCTGGAACTGTCTGGGAGCTTCACCTCGTCCGTCAGCTACCAGTCAGAGCTGAACGACTTCTCTGATTCGACGGGCTGGTCCTCTGCGGCGAGCCAGGGGGCGTGGTCAGACACAGAAGGTAAGCTGTCTCAGGTGGATGGCTTTTTGGAGAGTGGGACGCCAAGAGCCACAACACCCTCCACCCTGCAGACTGACACTCCAGTCCCCAGACTGACCCCCACacctgttaaagacaaactaagcGACCAGCAGACTCCCAGCAGCTTCCGCACCCTCGCTCTGACCCAGACACCAAAACTTGACCCGACACCAGCCagtcagaggaggagcagaCGTCCAGCTGAGGACTACCTCCACTCTCTGTttgcaccacag